A window of Daucus carota subsp. sativus chromosome 2, DH1 v3.0, whole genome shotgun sequence genomic DNA:
gttatatatatatccacatGGAAAGTTTGATTATGCACTTGCCAATATGTGGAATATAAGAAGCGTCATACACCTGCTACTCCTTAGAACCACTGCAAATAGGCTCACTATTAGACGTAATTAAGCTGATTTCAAACATCtcatctttttaaaaaatttattatcagtCATACCATAAACTTTGAGTGTATGCACACTGGGAGTGATACAAGTACGTCCTTGTAGGTTAGCTCAAACAACCACATAATACAAAAACACAAGAGGTCACGACTTATGGAAACATTTATAGGATCTTGTGCTCATGTTGAAATGGTCAAATCTGTTTTCAGACTTTAGTCAAATTTGTGCCCATGTACTGATTTCAGGTGTCTGCTCGTGTATGGCCTTATGGTGATTAGAAAttctgttttattatttaattttctaatatatgaattttttttttgatgaattattTGTAGCCAACATCTTCCACGACTGTACAAGGATTTATTCATTTGCGCCTTCTCAATTTAGAGGATAACTGCCTAGCTGATTGGAATGAAATCTTGAAACTTTCTCACCTACAAAGGTATCTTCAAAAAaagttttggtattttttttgtttatcacaattcacaacTTTTCTTCTGTGACAAAATATGTAGTCTTTAAATTCAGCTTGGAGCAGCTACATCTGAACAAGAATGATCTGAACTGCATACGGTACCCAGATAATGTTGCAATACAAAAGTTGGCCAGTGGTTGTGAATCATTTGAGAAAGATATTGTGCCTTTCCAAAATTTGTGTTGCCTTCTTCTTGGTGATTCTGGAACTCCTTTTTGGTTTGGAATTAAGTTTTTGTTGTATTAATTGATTGTGGTTACCAGTTAATTATTTGTCTTACATATCCAGGAGGTAATAACATTGGCGATCTAGCTTCTGTTGACTCGCTTAATAGTTTTCCAAGATTAACGGTAAGATTTAGTGCATGTACTGCTTAATTTTGGTGTTCTTTCTATTAGTATGTGTGTATGAATTCTAGCGTAAACTGCATGTGCCGTCGAAGTATCCCTTTCTAGCAAAAGTTTGATTAGTCAATGATTTGTATTTTTGTGTGGATAGATGACTTTTAGTTTTTGTCACCAGCCCAATCTGGCTGTACTTTTTTCGCTTTTGCGTTTAAACTTATTCATATTGTTGTTCAGTTAGAGACAGGGTTCacttgttctttttctttcgCAAACTGATGTCTTCTAATCTGGTTTTTGTTGTGTCGACAAGGATATAAGGCTTTCCGGAAATCCGGTTAGTGATCCAGGAAAAGGTGGCATTGCAAGATATGTTCTGATTGCCAGATTAGCAAAAGTTCATATTTTGAATGGGAGTGAGGTATCTTGATAAGTATGTTTAGGCGACTCATTGCTTTCAGTGGAAAATATGAATTTGATGCATCTTTGTTTTGCTTTTCCAGATAAGTCCTCGGGAAAGGAAAGACTCTGAGATTCGGTACTTACTTCTTCGTGACATCATATGTTACTTTCTATGcatcaatattaatataaatgtcCTTGACTTTGCATTAATTTCTTGAACCGTCTAgagtattttaatatattcttaaAGATGACATGCTTTATCTattaataagttttgaaaaactAGGCAGCGCTGATTTTGCACTTGCAGTAGGTGGTTAAGTGTCTGTAGaggtgatttattaaaatttaggaGATTCTTTCTCTGTCCCAAAATAATAGTTGCTTCGACCTTTATCATATAATTTGAGGtgcaaaaggaaaaaaaaaggcacattatttttcaaattttctttttatgaacaaaaatattcagaaaaagaaaatttgaaaaataatatgtagaaatattttttttctgcaCCTCAAATTATGTGCAAAAAGTCCAAGTGACTATTATTTTGGGACAGAGAGAATAATCTCTCAGTGGCGCATAAGTCTGATTCTAAAATTGTCTGGATTTTATTCTAAAACTGTCTGGATTTTATAGAAAGACCTTGAAGGTGGTTTGTTTAGCGGGGGTCAACCTTCTTCACAGTAGGTCCTGCTACTGTGCTACTAGTTTAGTGGACTATAACTTCAATTCTCTACGGGATGGGAGTCTTGGATctattcttttttgtataaccGTTTCTTTAGCTTCTGCTGATACGTTTTAGACGACTTTCATTCTGAATACTAATCCCAAAATGGCAAACGATAAAAGTATCTGGTTCTTGTCTGACTTGGATTTTCCTTGCAGTTATGTACGCTCTGTGATATCAGAGCTCCAAGGCAACCAGGAAGTAATAAAGCAGCGTCATCCAAGGTATTTTAGGTTCTTAATATCCAACATAAATGAGATTATAATGATTGATGCCCATATATGCCGCCTAGTAATTGATATGCATTTTAAGCCCATGATCTCAGTAAAACTCTTGGCTTAGGCTTTGATCCATCATAGTCAAGTATTTTTCACCTTACCAGGCAAGGAGCAAATAAAAAAGAACTTCTGAAAGGCTATTATGGCACTACTATGAAACCTGAAAACCATTTCACATGGACAACAAGCAATTTCCGGTCTAAGAAAGTTTATATGCTATGCTATTTGTTTACTAATGGCTTAAATATTGACTGAAGGTTCTTTGAGCTTAAAACATATCATGGAATTGAGGATGAAAGGCCATCAAGTCAAGCAACAGTCCCTCAGAAAATGGCTTCTGGCCTTCTTTGTAAGTAGTTTAATCCATGCctagaatttttcgaggactacTCTGATAAAAACTTTATAAGTTTGACATGTTTTTTTTGTAGCCATCACTTTAAAGTGCGTAGGAGCATCAATCGGTGAAAAACCCCCAATGACAAAGAAGCTTCCAGCAAGCACAACAGtaaacatttttatttctcaaaaCCTAGTCCATGTTGTTAAGAGCTAGTTTAAATTGCTTTCCCTTAATATAGGTTGGCAAGCTAAAGAATCTCAGTGGGAGCTTTTTTAGGTTCAAGGCGATAAAACCAAGATTGTTTCTCCAAGAAGAGGTACATACCAACATCTACCTCTGCATCTTTGATCCTACTCCATTTATTTGGTTATAAAACAGGGTGTCCCATTTCCTTAGCTTCCATCAAGTGTCCAGACTGTCAAAACTGTGCACAGTTATTATTAATGCAAAAGGCGTTTAAATactgttaattttattttgtagggGTCTCCATTGCCATTGGTGCTTGATGATGATATGGCTTCCTTGACTGAGGCTGGAGTTTGCAACGACTCTACCATTCTGATAGATGAAGAGAACTAGCATGAAGGCACATTTGTTTCAGGCCGCAAAACAGATGTCAAACTTTGCTATGTGTCATGAGTTCTAATTGCAGAAGTTTAATGTTGTACTGGCAAGCATGGCCGAAAACGTATTGCACATTGGTCTTATGACTGTAAGTTGCAAGTTGCAAGTTGTAAGCCTTTGCAATTAAACGAGTCAGCTATTAATACTAACATTATAAATCTCTTAATCCATTTTCTAATAAGCATTGAAGTGTAATTTGATCCGTAAATTGAGCAGACACGCATAGATAATGGCCTGAGAGTCCTGTAGACTAGATAAGTAGACAATTCATTACTCTATTTCTCAGACCTGCCATGTTCTTTTCCCAGGCCATCAGCACGGGATCAAAAAAGTGTGAGCATCCCTCGAGAGATAGGCAAAAAGGGCAAAAACACCAATCATGCAGTCATACTTTTAACTGCTTTATACGTAGAAAGCAGTGttttaaaaatccccgatttaaccgattaatccccgattaatcccctgcaaggtcggtcaccgatccgatttttgaaatccgattaatccttgtatatatttcataatcaaagtatatatgataaattattaaaattaaaatactatattactttaaatatgaataattatagagtttatgaatacagtaaatatattagttactaaatagctaatataataataactaactattagacaatattttaatattaaaataaacccgattttaactccgattaatccttccgattaatccttgaatcggtagctcaaccgattaggtccgatttccGATTTTTGTAACACTAGTAGAAAGAGTTAATCAGATCATATGGTTCTCagctagggctgagcaaaaccgaaccgaaaccgaaaaaccggaccgaaccgaataatttcggtccggttcggtcctaattttctagaatttcgGTCTGTTCGggtatttcggtccggaccgaaataaaatacggtccggtccggtcctcATTGAAAATTTTCGGTCCtggaccgaatggaccgaactttatatatataattaatatttttatttaatatattaaataacatattCTATACTACTAATCGATTATACTGTATCTATACCTAATCTGATGCTCTGTCCTATACCTAATCTGCTAATATTCCCCTCCCTCACGGCGTCGCGCGCACACAGCACATCCTCACTGCTCGTCAGATCAAAGAGTCCAAGATTAGATTCAAGCTTAAAGAATCACAGCATCAGGCCCTCAGCCTAAGGTGCATCAATTAGGTGCATCAATTGATTTCTTTAATTCGTAAGTCGCTAGATTTGAAAGGGTAATCTATAGATTCTCTGGCTGACACTTTGTTCCCGATTAGTTCTGAGGGATTGCTTCTCATGCTTTGTTAAcactgattaatttgaattttttttaaaaaaaaatcggtTCTGgtggaccggaccggaccgaccgaattatttcggttcagttccggttcggtccatatgcaaacttcggtccggtccggtccagaaaatttcagaaattCGGTCTTCGGTcctttcggttcggtccggttctggaccgaaccgaccgaatgctcagccctattCTCAGCTATAAAAACATTTACTATTGAAAACCGGGGCAAAACATTTTAGAGGGGCAGTTTACAAATGATAAAGTTGGCCGAAAGGAATCAATCTATGCTACTCAGCTCAGGGCAATTAGTCGGCTAAATCAAACCTCAAGAGGAACTTTTTTTCATTACAGTCCAGCATTTCACTCAGGCTACAACTTATACTCCTCTGTGCCAAAAGCTTTTGCCTCGATTCCAGTCTCTTCTTCATACCATATCGGAAGAACTCTGGATAATTAGCAGCTTCTTCAATTCGTCTGCCCATCACATCTACCAAAAACTTGATTCTTGGTTTTAGGGAATTTTTAATGCTCTTGATCAGAATTGGGGGATAACCAGTCACCAGAGCTGCTATATGTTGGTCTTCAAACCCGCAATTCTTCAAGTATGTGACATGTGAGTTCAACACCTTCTTCGCATCTCTACACAAAACCTCAGGGTAGTTAACTGCTAGTGTCTGAAGCTCTTTCTCTTCCAGGCCCAATGATAAAAGAAACTCAGAAGTTGGACGCAACCTATTATCAACTCCATAACCCATTATTGATGGATTCTTCACCAAAACTTTGCCAATTACTTCATTGCTTAGACCAAGACTAGAAAGAAATTCGACAATATGCGCAAGCTTGGATTCTATGCTATAGCTGATGATTCTTGGATTAAACATAAGCATTTTACCAAGTTGTTTCTCATGGACCCCAAGAGATTCAAAGAATGCGAGAAGTGGACAAAGCTTTTCTTCCACGCTGTGGGCGAGTAATTGGGGAAACTTCGTGATTGCAGAAGCAATGTCATTGGGTTTAGTTCCTAATAATGTACCAAGGAACTGAACCATAGGAATAAGTTTCTCATTTAGACCGAGGGAAAGAATCTTAGGGCACCTGGCAACAACATTAGGCAGTTTCCTCTCCTGGATTCCGATGCTTGTCAAATAAGCCCAGTTTTCATCAGCCTTTTCACTCTGTACATCTTCGAGGCGCTTGCACTTTTTGAGCATGACATTAATACTTTTGTCATCGAAACCTTTATCTTTAAAGAACCACCTGATGCTGCTATTGTTACCAGTTGGCTGAGCACTCACAACTTGCATGTTTTCTGGAAAGAATTGTCCATTAATTTACTTAATGGTAATAATAGCCTTAGACTGCAACAACACACGCTCACAGACACAAGTGCATACATAAAAAGACATCAATATATCCTTTCTTTAGTAGTGACCGGCCAACCACCAACATTAAGTATTATTTCCTGATCTAATGGATATTCTTCATTCGGTgacttaaattaaattttaataccaACAAAAAAATCACCAATCTGCCAACATAGGTAGATAACAGAGTTACAAGTTGCaacttgaaattaaataaaaatgaaaacacatataTGTTTTGCCATGATCTTTACATCTGGACAAAAGATCATCAAGTAAACACAATACATACTTTTccgtgggggggggggggggggggggggggggttcagGAAAAATTTAGTTTCAGAAATCCATAGGTATGAGTGCACTAAAAAAGTAGTACAAATCAATAATCCCCATACAAAAGTGCCGCTTAACGAAATGCACTTGATATCCATGAtgtcaaataatattaaaaagagggaaaaatatcaaattgatCACTCGTTTCATCCAAATATATCAAGTAGATCACTACTTCCCAATTTGAATCAAATTAATCATTCTTTCTGTTATTTTGGACATGCCGTTACAGTCAACTCTCTTTTTTAGTCATTTATAACATTAAACgttaatatttttgttagataTCGACATGGTACTATGTGGAAGTGAATAGGATAGCCTGACATGTAAATGAAgactttaaaaaatttatatgctcCCGCAGTAAGGTAAAGacatatgttgtgtttggttgggtgaatgaaaatggaggaaatggaatgaaatttgaactataatttagttgaatatttaataatttcattccttccaccaTTCCATTCATGCCGCCCTTAACTAGAGCTCAAATCATCCACTTTgtgaaggaatgctccattgCTTATCATATCTATTTTCTACCCAAAtattatcatacaaaatttgcactcactaattttttttaaaatcctcCATCCTACCCtctattatttcattttattttcgctcattccattccatttcattcaccccaaccaaacacaacaataGATTCATATAGTCTACATGGTAATGACACAGACTCTTGTAGTCCTCATTTACATGTCAGGTTATCCTAGTCACTTCCACGCTGCACTAGTTATTaactaatcaaaatattaaaatttaatgttgtaaTTGACTAAAAAAGATATAAGATTCATAGTGCTTATACAAAATAATGGAATGAATGATTAACTTGAGTCAAATTGGAAAGTAATGATCTACTTGATATATTTAGATGAAagagtgaccaacttgatatttttCCCATTAAAAAAATCCACACACCTTTATAACTCACTTATATAGTAGAACAAATGGTGCTTTCTAAAAAACAGTATATGTACATAAAATTTGAAGTCACGGTCGATTGTGAACAAGTTTTAGCACAAGAAGACGTGAAAACAATTGGTGTATagttttcaaaaacaaatgttGTGCATTGTTATCACATCCGAAGAATGTAGCAAGCGCCTATAATTGGGCCATAGTTGTTGTAAAACTTTGTCCTCCAAATCTCAACAATCTatttattataacaaaaatcaaAGGGCGGTGATGGAGTTCTTTCAAGTTTTTTATATAAGCAGGATGGAGTAAAATATTACATACATTACTCGTAGGGTTCAAATGTATCAAGTGATTCATTCGTTACAAATGTGACTCAACATAGTCACTAAAGTGAAAATTTCTatcgggttttatatcaaactcgCCACTCGTtgcgtcaaaatatctcacttgacccacACATCTCAACGGCGACTCATTTAAaccactataaaccaaatacatatcattttacccacatcactgttcatacctctttacttaatcatttatcaaaaattaactatttgtttttttacaacgaaaccacttcgagtactttcataattgtctctagtatttatcaaaataatttgaaaatttttaaagcaacataactatgtaattaaaaatatatgtagctataaatatatatttatttgatcacCCTTGTTATGTTGCTTTATAAtttctcaaattattttaataaatactagagataattatgaaagtactcgaagtgatttcgtagtaaaaaaacaaacggctaattttttataaatgattaagtaaaaaggtatgaatagtgatgtgggtaaaatgatattatttggtttatagtggcttaaatgagttcCCGTTGAGACGTGTGtgtcaagtgagatattttgacccAACGAGTGGCCCGTTTGATATAAACCCCGATTTCTATCAACTTAGTCATTACAAAGTCGAAATTTTGTCAATTTGGTTAGTAACAGATGGCGTCCTTGattcaaattctcaaattaGTGACTAAATCGAGTCACTTTTGCAAAGAACGACTCATTTGATATATTTGGATACAATGAGTGatgtatttgatatttaatccGGTAAGGATGTTCTCTCTACCACGAGACACGTTAAACAATTGTTCTACACTTCTTTCGAACAAGCAAGCCTACATGGCTATATAGCATTCTACATTTCTACTGCAAACATCTAAAACTAGTCTAAAAACCTCCAAAATTGACtagaaaaataaacaaaacacacaaataaGGCTAAAAATACAATGCCAAAGACAAATTCTAGGTAACAGACATGAATTCTCTATTCAGCAACAAATATCATTCGCACTTGGTAGCCTAAATTAGCTTGTATTGAGAGCGCACACACAGAGACATTAAACTAACAGGAAAATAagtaagtgtgtgtgtgtgggagagagagagagagagagagagagagagagagagagagagtagagtGAAATAGAGTACCTGAGggaatgaaattgaaaatgagAGCGGATTAAGTGGAGTGTGATGCAGAGAGAGTAATGGATTTAGGGATAGCTGGCATTGATTATAGCTTCAAGTAGCAGCACCCCTCACCTTATCTTCCTTCCCTGTACACTCTCCTTTATCTATCCCAATATTTTCAtcgatttttaaaaagaaattgtttttctttttctcttttctctctagcctctctattttcatctccgacggggcttccatcggttttctggtggaaagccccaaatctttccgtttgattgctagtttTTTATTGTTCTTGCTTTTTCATTGATTTCCTCAATAAATCTCCTTTTTCGGGGAAGGTTTTTTAGATCTACATCACCGAAACTttcgattttcgttcttattcgtTTCCAGAGgcctttttggatttgtgagtggatcgattatctctTAAGCGTCGTGTGCagatctaattgttttagtttgtttttggttatagtttgatttctctcctTAATGAGAGTGTGCGCTTTTCTCTCCTTCTTTTGTGAGAGTGGTTTGGATTCATCGATAAAAACCTTTtgggaattgcatttgtggtcgatagctcaaacggagtttttgaaaaatatggtgaacacagagcaaggatctatacatgtaccatcgtcaatttcaacatcgcttatttgtctcatcttgggtatgaagacagtcatgttaattttttctatgtttgttcgactcgatcattcttgtagatgccgtatggctattatttattgaattctctcattttcttcaaaaaaaaaaaaagaaattgtgAGAATTCATAGATGAGGTTAAGACGATTATTAGATTTAAAGCTAAACAAGGTTCGATTTTTAgcacatatttaaaatatttttatatttatatattatatttaaattatatttatatattataattttttttaaatcatacaaaattaatattctaaCCGTTcgtaaaaaaaatagtaaaaaataaaataatttccgGTGCTGTTTGTTaaaatattctattataatcatattaaaatgataacTATCTAAAATTTgttgtattattaaaatattagtttataaTATAGTTGGGTATAATGATTTGTTATCTTTAcaaaaatttattgaattttatgtAAGAACAACAGAATTgtaaatttttacatattatgaataaaaaaaaattattatgtattatgtgattttaGTTATAATAAAAAAGTAGATGGTGTAAAATACTCAAAGACGATTGAAATTAGGCCTGTAATTCGAGTCAAGCCGAGCCTgaactcaattttttttaaatgagtcGAGCCGAGCGAGTATTATAAACGAGCAGAAAAATCGTCCGAACCCGACTTGTTTATTTAACGAGTCGGACCAAGTATACTCGCGAGTTTAATGAGCCGAGTATATACGAGCCGGGTCAGATAGCTCGGATTACTCGATTAACtaaatctacttctatatattaaatggcAACCAAGGGCAAAAAGAGCAAAGAAATTGGCGGTGAAATGTCCACTATACCCTTTTATTAcatgtaattacaaaattatcagATGGTTCATTTATtgcatttaaaatattaaatatcaataattaatgtATTAACATAATAATTATCCTCTAATCACACTTATCACTTATTTATGACTACTcattacaaaaaaattaaaatattaaatgccaACGGAGTtagttaattagttaatttacacaaaataaatttgtgtGACTTGAACTTGTGACATTTAATTAAATCTCATGTAAATTCAACAATCATAATACTAAATAAGATCTCCTTATTtccattttatttaaaaaaatataattttttttacatgtgtggatattttaaattattttcaattatatttttttttgcatatGCGGATACCACGAATTAAATATCTccatttttttaacatgattTCCAACTTTCGATTTTTTGATGTATAATCCAAGTTGTCCTGATTTTGCCTCGAGTTATGCCGAGTTTTACTGGAGTTAGGCTCATGTTATATCCAACTGATATATTTAACTCGAAGTGTGGGTAATCGACCGAGTTACAGGTCAAGTCGGTcaaatttaagaatttattctaaaaattgactattaaacaaataatcacatataatttgttaaaaaaaataaatcaatctGTTAATATAGATAAACttctatcataatttaaaaagcAATAGATAATCTATTTATCGACTGATAATCAATGTATTATTAACCAATAATTTATAAAGTACACTAACGAGTAACATGTTGGGatttcggggcaacaaacgcagcggataatcgacgtaaaatcaaaaattccgaaaccctaacccgaggatccatctataaagtatggctgatcatggagatacgaagtaATACCTTGTtaaagctttacgttagcgaaagatggaggttcgaaacaagcaatcaccacgcagccctcagtctaaggatcgcgtctctaagcagtccacacgaacgtctgatcgctaaagatcaccggagccggtactagccgaatgcagcctctctctctctctctctagcctctctctgATGTAGAGCTGTTAGGGTTTTAGTAAAACGAATTTTATAtcacttaaccctaaaacaatacatcattatgtatttatagggaagagagagatagatggaccaaaccctaatcggatttgggcttctccaaacataatccgattttggttttaatattaaattcgaaattctaattacttaattaagaccggctcaattaaataatttatttcgaacttaatcatttaatttaaattcagaatttaaattaaaactcctttaaacgttcaaagtgtgtgaccctttaggttattattacgttggcaataattttaatatccaataataaaattataatctagtaatacatcattgctacccaagtaataataataattggtgattcaattaaaccttttgtgaataatgtacaatgtaatataatccctttaaccttatattatagatcagactcaaggcatgtattgtgtcatcctcttcatcgtctaatccgaatttccttgatcaatgagtagactattaaacaaatcaatatttgagcacggccatgcattttatagtctcactcaatcaagaggccaataatatcactcctaaaataggagggttaaatcctttctagatcattcatatttctcatacgattcataatatacccaatgtacatttcatcatcacctggtcaaaggtaacttttagtgcaaccaaagtatattaattctcatatagaaatataatgatatcaagtcagaggatcattacatcattatcacagtgagaatttccaatgacacttattaacatgtaaaatctcacggtgggtcattccagtgccatgtgtcgatacatgcacttatgttcttgactttagcatcactatacctatgatcaatgagatgtgatcatcagtcaacaaacatattagtcttaatgcatcattattgtcccttaacaataatactcgactagggacatttaggaatattgatattattctcataatctcatttctaagtcacgtacttagagatatagaattacatatagtattccaaggacatttattatgctttcaatttattacgcagtaaataaagatataataaatatttattcaataatcaatataacataatccataaatgtctacaatagaacacaatagtattgtctctaggacaccaatactaacataacatacatatataa
This region includes:
- the LOC108206262 gene encoding tubulin-folding cofactor E isoform X2, coding for MAELKIGQRVHSVGDCRRIGTVKYVGEVEGYSGEWVGIEWDNDAQGKHDGSVNGVRYFQAKSATSASFVRPHKLSSGISFLQALDLRYRSTSTKEEEDEMYVLSATNRRVSVQLLGKDKIQNKLNCFEDLTSASLFYLGVSSCGPPSELSVSVPNLKELDLTGNLLSEWEVELLKDSLPLIEELHLMGNKVKNIQPTSSTTVQGFIHLRLLNLEDNCLADWNEILKLSHLQSLEQLHLNKNDLNCIRYPDNVAIQKLASGCESFEKDIVPFQNLCCLLLGGNNIGDLASVDSLNSFPRLTDIRLSGNPVSDPGKGGIARYVLIARLAKVHILNGSEISPRERKDSEIRYVRSVISELQGNQEVIKQRHPRFFELKTYHGIEDERPSSQATVPQKMASGLLSITLKCVGASIGEKPPMTKKLPASTTVGKLKNLSGSFFRFKAIKPRLFLQEEGSPLPLVLDDDMASLTEAGVCNDSTILIDEEN
- the LOC108206262 gene encoding tubulin-folding cofactor E isoform X1, producing the protein MAELKIGQRVHSVGDCRRIGTVKYVGEVEGYSGEWVGIEWDNDAQGKHDGSVNGVRYFQAKSATSASFVRPHKLSSGISFLQALDLRYRSTSTKEEEDEMYVLSATNRRVSVQLLGKDKIQNKLNCFEDLTSASLFYLGVSSCGPPSELSVSVPNLKELDLTGNLLSEWEDVGIICNELPALVALNLSYNRMSHHVVGLQLKNIKILVLNNTGLNWTQVELLKDSLPLIEELHLMGNKVKNIQPTSSTTVQGFIHLRLLNLEDNCLADWNEILKLSHLQSLEQLHLNKNDLNCIRYPDNVAIQKLASGCESFEKDIVPFQNLCCLLLGGNNIGDLASVDSLNSFPRLTDIRLSGNPVSDPGKGGIARYVLIARLAKVHILNGSEISPRERKDSEIRYVRSVISELQGNQEVIKQRHPRFFELKTYHGIEDERPSSQATVPQKMASGLLSITLKCVGASIGEKPPMTKKLPASTTVGKLKNLSGSFFRFKAIKPRLFLQEEGSPLPLVLDDDMASLTEAGVCNDSTILIDEEN
- the LOC108206072 gene encoding transcription termination factor MTERF6, chloroplastic/mitochondrial, with protein sequence MQVVSAQPTGNNSSIRWFFKDKGFDDKSINVMLKKCKRLEDVQSEKADENWAYLTSIGIQERKLPNVVARCPKILSLGLNEKLIPMVQFLGTLLGTKPNDIASAITKFPQLLAHSVEEKLCPLLAFFESLGVHEKQLGKMLMFNPRIISYSIESKLAHIVEFLSSLGLSNEVIGKVLVKNPSIMGYGVDNRLRPTSEFLLSLGLEEKELQTLAVNYPEVLCRDAKKVLNSHVTYLKNCGFEDQHIAALVTGYPPILIKSIKNSLKPRIKFLVDVMGRRIEEAANYPEFFRYGMKKRLESRQKLLAQRSISCSLSEMLDCNEKKFLLRFDLAD